The following are encoded together in the Scomber scombrus chromosome 7, fScoSco1.1, whole genome shotgun sequence genome:
- the paqr6 gene encoding membrane progestin receptor delta codes for MLSIKLPQLFDIHQVPKVFQEDSIISGYRHPRSSALDCVLSSFQMNNETINIWTHFLPTWYFLWHFSVLCSNMNFLTDSYTWPLLVYMLLICIYPFTSSCAHTFSTMSPESRHICYFFDYGALSLYSLGCAISYGYYVMPDCLVNSWLHRHFVLIAVGNTLFCTSLSCYSRFLEVQFPQRSKALRTGAFVLPFIFDTVPLFYRILLCCGGNCSPSEALSSHCYHLLFAFLTCFLFTAHLPERLAPGRFDYFGHSHQLFHISAVVGTHFQMQGVLADMASRKAWLVDHGAVPSLLGTIGALVVSLVLNLGIIGIFSAPLLWKSCHSSNQPHTSPCERKEQ; via the exons ATGCTCAGCATCAAGCTTCCCCAGCTTTTTGACATCCACCAGGTCCCCAAG GTGTTCCAGGAGGACAGCATCATCTCTGGATACCGCCACCCGCGGAGCTCTGCGCTGGACTGCGTCCTCAGCAGCTTCCAGATGAACAACGAGACCATCAACATCTGGACACACTTCCTGCCAACATG GTATTTCCTGTGGCATTTCAGCGTGCTCTGCTCCAATATGAACTTCCTGACTGACAGCTACACCTGGCCCCTGCTGGTGTACATGCTGCTCATCTGTATTTACCCCTTCACCTCCAGCTGTGCGCATACCTTCAGCACCATGTCCCCGGAGTCCCGCCACATCTGTTACTTCTTTGACTACGGAGCACTTAGCCTCTACAGCCTGG gatgTGCCATAAGCTACGGATACTACGTCATGCCCGACTGCTTGGTCAACAGTTGGCTCCATCGTCATTTTGTCCTCATTGCCGTCGGAAACACGTTATTCTGTACCAGCCTGTCCTGCTATTCCAG GTTTCTGGAGGTACAGTTCCCACAGAGAAGTAAAGCTCTACGGACAGGAGCATTCGTCCTCCCATTTATATTTGACACTGTGCCTCTGTTTTACAGG aTCCTTCTGTGCTGTGGGGGGAACTGCAGCCCAAGCGAGGCATTATCTAGTCACTGTTACCACCTCCTCTTTGCCTTCCTcacctgtttcctgtttacCGCCCACCTCCCGGAGAGGTTGGCCCCAGGGCGCTTCGACTACTTTG GCCACAGCCACCAGCTCTTCCACATCAGCGCTGTAGTGGGGACCCACTTCCAGATGCAGGGCGTGTTAGCAGACATGGCATCACGGAAGGCGTGGCTTGTGGACCACGGAGCAGTGCCATCCCTCCTGGGGACCATCGGGGCGCTGGTCGTCAGCCTCGTTCTCAACCTGGGCATTATTGGTATTTTCAGCGCCCCGCTGCTGTGGAAATCCTGCCACAGCTCCAACCAGCCGCACACATCGCCGTGTGAGCGCAAGGAGCAGTGA